CAATGACACTCAATTAGGACGAACCCCGGACTCCCTTAAGGATAGAGAGGCCTTACGAGAGAATGGGAtagactagagagctgggcaatcatcAATCATGTGAAATGTAACAAAAGCAAGCGACATGGTAATCCTGGTTATACATATAAATTGAGGAATAAGACGCTGGATACCAGCCCCACAGAAAGAGATCTTGGGATTTGGGTTGACGGCAAGCTGAAAGTGAGTCAACAGTGTCCCCTGGCAGCCAAAGGGCCAAATGTGTCCTGAGCTGCATGAAACACAGCATAGCtagtcaagggaggtgattgccCCGCTCTGCACTggtggagtactgtgtgcagttttgggcacctcagTTATAAGCAAGACATCAAACTATTAAAGAGTGCCCAGAGGAGGACggccaagatggtgaaaggtctcGAGGGCAAGACttatgaagagcagctgaggtcactcggtttgttcagcttggataagagaaggctgaggggtgtcCTCATTGGAGCCTACAACTTTCAAGGGGGGCAGCAGAtagggaggtgctgatcttctctctctggtgaccagcgatAGGACACGAGGAAGTGGAATGAAGatgtgtcaggggaagttcagattggacattaggaaaaggttcttcgCTCAGAGggtggtcagtcactggaacaggttcccTACAGAAGTGGTCACAGCCGCAAGCCTGTGAGAGTTCAAGAAGTGTGTGGGCAATGCTCTTAGTCatagttttaggtagtcctgcgaggagcagggggttagactcaatgatccttatgggtcccttccaactcaagataTCCTATGATTCTCATTACTTTACACACAAAGCTACAGGGTTGATTTATGCACCATATATTTGTATAACAAGGTTTAATCAAAGCACAATCCAAATTTTGACAAAAAGTCCTGAGGAATTCATTTGGTCTGTAATAGTTCAGTGGACATTACTGGAGGCTCAGATTCTTCCACTCTGGTGCCCAATTATGCAAAGGAAGTCACCTTACAGCAGCTGTTTCCAGAATGGCAGTGCTGTCTCACAACTGCCTCTGCAGAATGCTCCGCAAGGATGCCTTCCTCCACCCTGCAGCTGACCTGAAGAGACAGAGGCACAGTTTCCTGCTCTGTGGGGCTCCCCAGGCTAGTGAGGTGGGCTTCCGGGCACAAGGAGCTGAACATGGCTCTAAGATCTCACCCCACCAAAAAGTGCTGCAGGAAACACTGAATTTCTCTCAGCCCCTTCTCCTTCACCAGTAAGATCAAAACTTAGGAACAAGAAAGACTTGGCCAAATCGTATCTTATCTGAGGGCTTTCTGATGCCCCCAGCTGGAAGTAGTCTATTTTCCACACTGTACATGTTTCTAATGGATCAATCATTTTAGGAACTATTAAGTCCTTTTagcacatttatttatataatacCTAGTAATTTTGATACTTCAGTTATCTGAAAACCAAACTTCTGGACACAGATAGTGAGACTTGTGGTAGCAGTGGCCAAGTAGTTTCCAACTCTAAAATTAGAACGCAAGTAGAAGAGAAGGGAACATGCAAGGATAGAAAGCCAACAACTGCTCTCACTTCCAGAGCTGCTCCCTTTCTAGATGCTATGCATCACCTGATTCTGAACTGGGACCAAATGAGTTACAAGAAATCAATTTATTCCTGAAGTCATTATTCCCCCCAACAAAGTTTATACTAGTTCTATGGTTTCCATAGCAACTAATgtatttgaaatgaaagaaaaactaataaGATAAATGGGAAGCATAAAATATCTTGCGATAGTGTGGGTGTATGTAGCACTAACTGTTAACGGTCTGCTGTGGAATGAATTGCAAATTGCCTTCTTCAATAATGGCTTTTCCATAGAGAATTAACATGGGTCCACATATCTGCATTACtaatgctttgcatttcacaagtaaaaaaatacaataatatttATCGTATTTGCAATAAGTATCTTCTCTGACCACATTCTGAGTTGTGTTTCTGTTGAAATCATTAAGAATTTGGGTCACTACAGTACTGGTAGTGCTAAGGACCTTACCCTTTAGCTTGAAGTTTTGCTGTCAGGCAGCAAATATCTTGAGCGACAACAATTTAGTAGTCAGCTAATATCACTTCCCACCAATCAAGGCACTGCATACAACCATTTACACATTGGAAAGCTactgtatgtttaaaaaaaggtgacaATGTCATGAAATGTAagagattaattatttttaagtctctGTAGCTTCTCAACTTACCACAACAAAATTATTCTAAGGTGATTCaatgattttattaaatacCTAGGTCAGATATGCTGTTATGTAAAACATTCCACACTTCCATAAAAAAAGCCCTAGTCAGCCAGGGTCAGAGTTCAAGAGTACAGAGAATAATTCAATGAAGTCCAATCAGGAGTAAGTTTGGGAAAAAAGCACGTGGGAGTCAACCTTATTACATGCAAATAAAGATAGCAGGATTTACAGCATATATTAGATCTTATTTACTAAAACCCATAGACAAGGAAAATACCAGAAACAGACATCTTTTGTCAGTTACTACTTTTGATTGATAGATATTTTTCAAGTGAgatgatgcaatacaacctgTTTAGAAATGAGGGTGGAAACAAGACTTGCATTAGTCTTGTCATAACCATCATCCTTACCATGTCGATAAGCACAAAGTGTGTATATAAAACTATGAATGGGAAATTCTGACAGAGTATTTTTCCAGAAGATACAAATATCATAGGTTAAGACATCTAGGACAAGTGAATATTCTACTACTTGAGCAGCACACAAAATGAGATCTTCATCCCACTCATTCTCTGCCCTGAGCTGCCCCTCCCCAGCttcaattaattatttattttacaagcaGAATTATACAACTTCCTACTTGTAGTTTTGCCTGAGAAATAACGCTAGCACTTTACTACGTTTCTTATTATGGTTGTACATAAACTATTAAAGCTTTATTTGCAGGCATTCGCCATTTCAGAGTTGTCAAAGCTGCCTTTGGATTAGGTATTATTTACTCAATAGAGAGGATAAGGCCACAATGGAAAGAATGACAGATTATGTCATGCAGTTGAAACAGAATACCAGACTAATTCCTACTGCTATAAGATTGACTTAGCAAAGACTGGTTAAATAATTGCAAGCTCAATAAAAAATTCTGGTAATTATTTAAAGTCTTTGAAAAGATTTGTAATGCTTACCTCAATGACTCTTGTTTCAAAATCTTCAAAAGTTTCTGTTGGGAGAAAAATGGGGTATTacatttccttgttttatttacctatcagcacagctccctgcaggtggtataatttaaaaaggacACAACTTTTAGGTAACtgtaatttataaattaatctCAGCAGTAAGTAGAAAAGGTAAGAATAATTTGAACAAACATATCTTAAGTGAGGTTTACTAGTTACTTCCTTTTTAAGAGACctcaaatatgtttttatactTGACTCTATTCATTCGATCTCTTTTAGAATaaggtcagtgaagaaacaGCATGTAGCTCTCATTTATAAAGCACagggttttttcatttctttagtaAAACCCATGtatgtgaagaaaactaacttaAAGAAAATCTAGCTAAAATAACTTCCCAGAAAGTGTAATACTACTCTCATTATAATTACAACACAGTTCCTGTTATAATTAAGAGATGACAACTGTTAAATACATTAATTGTGCTCTACTAGGGATCCCAGCCTCCAACTGCAATCAGTATCTCATCTTGTTAAGTACCATGCATGCAGCGAAGTAAGATGGAAACTGTCTCCAATGACTGTCCAATCTAAATAACTAGCGTagcaaaaaggaggaaaaacaatcaGTTTTTAATGGTTAAGCAAGACATATAAATTTAACTGGTTGGTTTGAACatcacacagaaagcaaagctgataGAAAAACTGAGACATCCTCAGAATCTGTTGATTATTTTGATCACAAGCTAAACCATATAGCCTCTCCAAATTAAATCTGAAGCTTTCTTTTGGAAATCACTGCAACTTACCACTTACATTGAagcatttttgttaaattataTCCAATATTCTTCCTAATAATTTCCAACATAGCAGAAATGCTAAGAAAAACAACTATCCACGGTGTgttatgaaaacaatgttttcacTTTTCACTGGCTGGTAGCGTAACTGCCTTCTTCCCTAAATACTGCTCTAGAACTGTAAATGAACCCCAAATTTCATTTACACTGAGCAAAGgctgtaaatgtttaaaaaataaaaaggtaaatcACTAAATGGGTCACTTCCATCATGGCCAAACTATTATTCAATATTGTTCAGAATATTCTCAAACTTGTATTAGGCAATCAAAAGGGATTCAAAGAAATTGCAAGTTTTTCTTGATACATACTTCTGTGAAATTccaggaaggggagaaggaggataaaacaaagcaatacaTAGCCACTTCTTATAATCAAGAATCACAttgcctgacttttttttcccctttcaattTCAGattctgcctgaaaaaaaccatTTGCAACCAAAGACAATTACAGCATCATTTATTTTGTCTAGTAACAGTTAAGGTGTTTTGCAttgtaaaataaacatcacTTCTACGTCACATCTGTGTTCAGGTCTTTTCATCACAGTGGTAATGAAACACTGAACACAGAGCTCTCTTCAGATAAGCATTACATATTCAGCTCTAAGTGCTGAACATATTCTTTAGTGTCACTGCACAGAAAGTTAAGTTTCTGCTGTCATTAGAAGGGACTTCAAAGAAGTAtatgtttgggggttttttttaatgtcttacaACATTGTGGGGGAGGAAAGAGCAAGAATACTGGAAAGCTCTGGGCATGATGCGGGCATCTACAGGTACCGCCTCCAAAGACAGAAAGTCAAATGAGAAAGCATTTCCATGCAAACAGCAGCCCGCTCAGATCTTTTCCAAAGGCCTTCACCTTGACACATGAAAAGTCAGCAAGCAGATCCCTGAGGCTTGACTATCAGCAGTTCCACTAGGATTTCTCAAAATCCATTTTACGAAAGCAGGCAAAATTGCTGCAAATCATGGATACTGCCAAAGAATCCAATTTTCTCTGAGTTTCTATTTCAAAACCTAATGACCGCACAAACACATGAATATAAAttgcaaatgtatttgtttccttttatgcaATTGAGAGTATACTTATAATTGATCTACATTTTAATACAGATACATTTTCCACAAAGAGTATTCTATTATCAGCTTGGTtgtgggaaaaaaccctaacttTGAAAACAATGGACAGTGGAGCAAAACGCAACGTCTTGGTACAAGAAGCAGAATAGATAAGAGATCCTTCCAGCCTCCTGCTTTTCCAATTTATCTCATgaacaaaagcatttcagtgtAACATAGACAAACAGTGTTAATTAAAGCATTTAATACTTATTTTATTTGGTGTAGTCACAGTGAGATTCTGGAGAAaggctggggagctgaaaaCAGTATAATGGTGAAGAACTGGAGACTCATTCCTTCACCAAACATTGCTTTATCGTTTACACATAACCTCCAAGATGATCATAAACATGATCCTCTTGGCACAATTCAGAGATTTGTTAGTCTACAAGAAGTAGACTTCTAGCTCACAGTAGAGGATATGAATGCCAACAGGCACTCTGTTCCCCCTCTGAAACCTCTCCGGTTGCATAGAAATACTGtaaacttggaagaaaaataactatttgcaactgaaaaatatggTCTTTCTCTACTCATAGCTAGCACAATAAGTAAAGGTGTAGTGGAAGAAGATTGCCCTGCAAGAATGGAGCatataaaaatcacagtatgtccccaattatttttttaaaaaaacatactgGTCAATTTCAAACAAATTTGTCAGATGTTGAAGGCTATCAACATGGAGGTTTCTACAAACTTCTTGTACCTGTTTCCATTAGGAAATATGAATGCTGCTAAAGGAAGCTGCAGCACATGCTCAACCTCGTTTGCTACTACAGAATCTAACATCAGAATACTAAGAAGGGCTGAACTGCGGTATCTCAATCAGAGCTCGTGCTTGCTTAGACATCAGGGAATCCAGCCACGCCACAGCGTCAGGACAAGAGGATTCATTGCATTTGGTGATTTCAGGTCTATTCCTCCTACCACTTTGACAGTGCTTTGCATGCAGCCAATGTCCCAGTTCCTCTGCAAAATCATTAATTATCTGAACAAGAAGATGCTGAAAGAACTATGGGGATCTGAAAATCCCCACAATTTTAGCAGATTAAAAGGAAATCAGTGTATACTAATTGGAAACTGCTTTTTCTCAAGCACATTTATAATACAAGCTAACAGTTTCGTTTTCCTATTTTGACTGCAGtaccctttcttctttttgacaGAACTTGACCTGGCTATTATAGCCCTCCACACAGCCAACTTTAATGCAAGTAATCAACATCAACAGTATCAGCCAAAAGCAAAATCAAGGAAAACACCAGAAGGTAAAATTCAGACATGCATAAATGTTGTTTGCAACAGCTGCCACCTCTTTTAATGGAATAtactacttaaaaatatatttgaatttaaaaCCAACATAGTCTGGTGTTCAAAGTATGGAACTAGAACCGTGAAATTTTCTTGACTTTCTCTGTATTCCACCACTGACTTATGGGGaatttggaaaaattaattaatttctcaaaTCTTCTGTTGTTCAGTTTTAAGATTCGCTGACTGCCAAGTCCATTCTCACACCATTACCTCCCACAAAAGATCTGCTTTCAaggtaataaaatgaaatgcagggAAGTAAATAGAGGAAATCTTTTATTTGTATACTGCAGAACTATGCTGATATTAAAATAGAATGCATTGGTCTTAAAATTGAAGACAACCAAAAAATACTTGAAGTGGTGGGCAGGCAATCTCTCCTTAAATTCACAAGGTAAATCTGAGGGAAACAATGTATCTCAGATACTATGGAGACAGAAGCCACAAAATCATCTATACCAGCTACAGCAATGGAAAACCTGAAAAGGCAACAGAGTAGTAGATAGCAACAACGGCATGAATATACAAAGCAGAAAGGTACAAAAATACCAGCGTAACTTCAGTCTACACAGACAAAGACATTAGATCACACTGGAAAGACAATGCTCCCTCTACACAATGGCTTGGTTCAAAGCATGcctgaatttttaattaatgccCAATAGAATGTAACCAGAAAATAttcacagacagaaagaaattaatcaacAAAGCACCAGGCAGACAGGGGAGCACAGATGACTGCAAAAAGATCAGGCAACAATATAATTGTGATTCCATACACGTAATTTCCCATTTATGTTGACTTGTTGCGATGTATGTTCCAAGATCCAAGCTTGCACTGGGGCAAAGAGAGCTCTGAAAACATGAACAAGCTGAACTGTTAGAATGACTGGAGTATGCAACAAGCCTGAAACAACAGTGCTAGAAAACACCTTTCCTAGCTCATCTTACTATAGAAGCCTATGGAAAGACAACAATAAATATACAAGCATCATTAAGTGCTTCACAAGAAAAACTCAGCTGAATATGAGTAACAACTCATTTTCATATTCAAATACTTGGAAAGGATTAGTCTTCTAAATGTTAAACAATACTATTGAATTTCTAGTGGTCTGAATGACAACACTGCAAAAAAAGTGAAGGTCACCTCTCCACTCCACATATAGGGCCTCTAGTTTCACTACGATATTAAAAACTAGgcagcaaataaataaacaaacattagTTACATTCAAACTACATAATCTTTAACTGTATTTCATTATaggaactagaaaaaaaaaaaaaaagccttaaaagaTCCTGCGGGATAAATCAGAAACTATGAAAAACATGGCTACATTTCATATTCAAGACAAttgttgaaaacagaaaaatatttccatacttCAAGACTCCTATAACAGTCTACAACATAATACAGTACTCTGTAATATAGCATAATTTCATAGAGTCTGTAATACCTATATTAAACTAAGCAGTGATTTAACTGGtattaaaacaactttttatttGATTTAGCTGCCTTGCTTCATGTATGGCTATATAAGACAGAAGTATAAAATTGATTTTCAATCACAGGAAAAGTTTGGATCTCACTTTCTCTGAGTCCCTTACCAGAAAGCCTAAATAAGACTAAGACAGATATTCAGTTTTCTTACCTCCATTAGGACCTGGGTCAGGAGGATCCAGAATGACACCTCCCCAGCAACTCCCACTccatcctccctctctcttcacttttatttttcttttcttctcccatgtaTCTCTCTGCTGAACAATTTGAGACTGAATTCTCTCTCGTTCTTCTTTTTTTCGCTGAGTAACTGCCTGGACTCTACCACTTTGTATCACAGGAACATTAAGACCAGGCCAGAGGAAACCGGAGCGTCCTtaagaataacagaaaaaaaaaattattatattttatgcCAAATTAGGACTGAAACTCTGCACACtggaaaaatgcaataaaaggaAAGGTTCTCACATATTTCAAGTGTGTTTTATGACacagaatttatatttaaaaacgAAGAACAACATTAATCaacatcagtatttttttaaaagacaaatcaaGCAGTTCTGACACCACAGAAATTAACAGCAATTTGTCAATTTATTAAATCAAGAAACACTATACATGAAAAGGTCAAGACATGTCTCCAGCCCCTTATTTGTCAATCTACCTTCACCGATCTCCTGGCCTTTATTGAGATTCTTCCTTagcttcttcttccttctctttcctcttcctttcttcacgCCCACACCAGTTTCTGCCAAAGCTCCTTTCCATAGCTCATCAgctgtcactgaaataaaaaagcattcatAAATAATGTACAAGTACAGCTTATATTGGaaactgaagctgaaaaaacccaaaaccttgaAATGTTAACCCGTGCTTGATCTTTGCTGGGATTTAAACTGTAGGATTACTGCCTTGCTAAGAAAGTGATTTCCTACGACGTGTATGTGTATCTGGTGCAGAGATGCGCCTCTACTCCTGATGACTGCAATCAGATAGGTACACAGGAAGGTGCAtggtttttaaaaggattttcaaaATCAATTTAAAGGCAAACATTCCTAACCAGTAACCAGTGAGGTATTAAATCCCAggtcattaaaagaaaataatgtgttaGTAACTCAGAGCAGCAATACCTGCAAGCACTTATCCAAGGGCAATTATCAATGACAGTAAACTCGAATCACtcctaaaaatattcaaagttaGCCCActttaaaagccaaaaaataCACAAAGTTAACCAACAAAAATCTGCTCTTGTTCTCAGGTTCTGACAAAACAGGAGGTTTCCCTTTTTGCCTGTACAAATGCAAAGGAATgtaaggaggaaggaagacatAGTAGTGTTGGGTTGAGGGTTGggcttggtgatcctagaggtcttttccaaccttaatgattctatgatgaaCGTAAGACACTTTGAACAGCCTCATCGCAGAGCTCGGGCTTTGGTCAGGCCTCCTCACTCAGTAGCCACGTACATGACATCCACTATGATAAGACGTTTCACCCATCGTATGAGAGCATGACTTAGAAAGCACATATTTGGTAGTTATCTTCAAAGTACTGTTTGCCCAACTGATGGAAATATATGATATCCTCaccaaaacaaccacaaaacctACACCAAAATGAAACTGGTGATGTGAAGAAGACATCACAGACAATGTTTCATCCTGTTAGTCCAGACAAGAAGGCTATCACCATGGAATACACAAGCATCACCATTGTTATATTTGCAGATTAATATTATTATGTGTTTCACCCAGGGGCAGTGTTACTATGGCAGTTTCAATCTCTTGTCTTCTCTGATTAGaaactgattttgtttattGAAAGTCAGTAAACACTTTTAACcagggaaattaaaataactatGCTCAAATGGCTACAGCTTCCGAACAGCAATTCATCCTTGTTAAGATTAATGCATGGAACTACTATGTTGACAACACAGCGAGGGACAGGCACTATCCAGGATTTCAAGAGGTACCACTAAGTGCCCAGGTTCATTTTTGTATTGAGTATGTTTGTATACACCGTCAAGGTGGCTCTTCCAAAGGTACGACGCCCACCTTTTCTGTCAAAAATCCTTTTCAAAGTGGGGTGCATACCTGTGATTCTTTTTTGAGAAGTATAATCCTAAATCAAGTGATCAAAGCTCAGTACATCAGAAAGCAAACATACAAGGAAGGACACACAACACAACATGTCCAGGAAGCTACAAAATAGTATTCCCTCAAGATTGACAAGAGTAGAATGGCCTAGAAAGTCACTACATACCCACATAATATATTGTGGAAATAGTACAATAAGCCGAAGTATGTAATGCAGATTTCGCCTGTATTACAGACAAGTGGAAATTGTGTATTacagacaaacagaaatccCCATGGATTGCACATAACAGCAACATTTATCACACTTCTTATATGCTGTGAGGTAAGAATTGTATTGGCTCCTGGGTAGGCTTTAGTAtttgtaaaaaagaaacttctatCTGAAATTACACTCCCTTTTCTAGACATTCAAGTAAATCCCAATGTCCAGAGGtttatggttaaaaaaaaaaaatcccacaacagTAACTGTATCAAATAGCTCAAAACCAGTGCCTGAACTGTCAGCcactaaaaaaaattccagctgaTTACAACAAACTGATGCATGTATGTGTgctaaatgcaaaaaataaaatcataaaaaccAACCGTAAGCTGCACAGAACTcaacaaatagaaaaatttcACTGCTGACTCAGCATGTTACTTTCAATAAAACCAAACTGTGACAGGTACTAGACTGTCTACAGTAGTGAATATTACCCTAAGGTAACACTGCATTAAGGTTCAATGTAGAAAAAGACTGGTGGTAAGCAGGTAATGCATGATGCAGCTTTTCACATTCTAAAGTGGACTATAAGACTGCTGCATGAGTTGGAAGGCTGATGATCAATCATGTTAAGCTTCTTAGCTTATTCAGAAAACACTGTGTAACCAgcaatctctttttttaaaaatgatattCCTGCTAGCCTGGAAACATCGAATTACAATAAaggtatttacatttttctttttgtggccTACTGAATTTTGCTGAAAGCATGCTTTATGAAAGCTGATTGCTAACAACCACTAATAGTAAGTTTGTATGACACTACTCTGTGTTGCTTCATCTACATAAAAGTTGTTTGTActgttctgcaaaggatttGATTTTGTGTCTTTTTATACAATCCTTGAATTTCAGGAACCCTAGTGCTTACTTCAGAGGAAGATGCATATTAGGCCACATCTCCGTAACTCACAAGTATTACCAGACTGGCTGTAATCCATATCAGAAAGCAGTATCCTAGATCCTGATAAACTGAGATTAAAagatttctttgcttccttAAAATGAGTTCCCAGCTTGCTTAGAATATAAACTACAAAGAAAGACAAATATCAGTAAGTTGGAAAACCGAAGGGAGTAAAACAGTTGAGCAGGCTCACTTCTTTCACTTACAAGCAACTCTTCCTTAAGTTTCCTGATGACAAATAGCCTTgtggcagcacagcagcagacatCCAAAGACATTAATATTAAtgatgtaataaaaatactaatgaaCATGTTATAATAAATACGCTTCTTTCAATGTACTGTTGCCCACTAATGCCATTACATCTATGCATCTGTATTATATTAAAGAACTTATTAAGGTCTTTTCAAACACTAACATTCTCTTCCAGGTTTTAGCTTAGAACACATACTGTCATttgagttctcaattcttggagaagtaaggaagagggtcagcaagaccgctaccctgaacttcagaagggcagactttagATTGTTAAGGcatctggttaacagagtcccttgggaggcagacccacagggcaaaggagtccaggaaggctggatgttattaaagaaggcagtctcaaaggcgcaggagcaggccgatcccatgtgccgtaagtcgagcaggcgggggagaagaccgCCTTGGCTGAAgagtgagctttggctggaactcaagagaaaaaggagagcttaccgcctttggaagaaggggccgggtgactcaggaggactacaaggatgttgtgaggttatgcagggaaaagattaggaaggcaaaggcccagctggaacttaaactggccgccaccgttaaagataacaaaaaatgtttttataaatacataagtgacaaaaggagggccagggagaatctccctcctttgttggatgcggaaggtaaccttgccacgaaagatgaggagaaggctgaggtacttaatgctttctttgcctcagcctttaatagtcagactggtcatccttggGCTTGtcgggcccctgtgctgggaaatggagctagtatgcagaatgaagtcccagctgttgaagaggtggcagtcaccgacctgctccttcacctcgatgttcacaagtccatggggccggatgggatccacccgagtatactgagggagctggcagaggagctcgccaagccactctccatcatttatcagcagtcctggtcaaccagggaggtcctAGGTGACtagaaactagcaaatgtgacacccctctacaagaagggtcggaaggaggatctggccTCGGTGCTGGAAagggtcatggagcagatcatcttgaatgccattacgcagcacatgcgggacacccaggggatcgggctcagacagcgtgggtttatgaaagggaggtcatgcctcactaacctggtctccttctgtgataaggtgacccacttagtggataaggggaaggctgtggacgttgtctgcttggactttagtaaggcctttgacactgtctcccacagcattctcctggagaagctggctgctcacggcttggacaagtgcactctgcgctgtgttaaaaactggctggatggccgagcccagagagtggtggtgaatggagtcaaatccagttggcggctggtcatgagtggtgttccccagggctcagtgttggagccgctcctgttcaatatcttccttgatgatctggatgaggggattgagtgcaccctcagtaagtttgcagatgacaccaagctgggtggaagtgtcaatctgctggagggtaggcaggccctacagagggacctggacaggctggatcgttgggccagagccaacggtatgagattcaacaaggctacgtgccaggtcctgcacttgggtcacaacaaccccatgcaacgctacaggcttggggaggagtggctggagagctgcctggaggaaaaggacctgggggtattgGTTGACAGAtggttgaacatgagccagcagtgtgctcaagtgcccaagaaggccaatggcatcctggcttgtatcaggaatagtgtggccaacaggagcagggaggtga
This Phalacrocorax aristotelis chromosome 3, bGulAri2.1, whole genome shotgun sequence DNA region includes the following protein-coding sequences:
- the LOC142055068 gene encoding small ribosomal subunit protein uS5m-like, yielding MYVFRKCCFKEENVLYINTCLSSFSGFSSVPVKGSCCSYSSLAWAFQTRCSISAPWNVTVEQRRQSSFFNTLTADELWKGALAETGVGVKKGRGKRRKKKLRKNLNKGQEIGEGRSGFLWPGLNVPVIQSGRVQAVTQRKKEERERIQSQIVQQRDTWEKKRKIKVKREGGWSGSCWGGVILDPPDPGPNGETFEDFETRVIEVKNVFCMKAKEGRKKINKCLSGYWKW